A genomic segment from Tolypothrix sp. NIES-4075 encodes:
- the ppsA gene encoding phosphoenolpyruvate synthase gives MSSFVLCFQDIDKTKVTVVGGKGANLGELSKIEGISVPDGFCISTEAFKRIIGETSSINELLDRLSLLKVEDRDKIGELSGEIRSFIEGITIPQDINEEIARFLSRLGEKNAYAVRSSATAEDLPTASFAGQQDTYLNIISKEAIYQYISKCWASLFTERAVIYRLQNGFDHRKVHLSVVVQKMVFPQVAGILFTADPVTCNRKVLSIDASFGLGEAIVSGIVNADIYKVCNGKVIDKKISTKKLAIYALKDGGTKEQEIEQHRQNRQALTDEQILQLERMGRKIEEHFGSPQDIEWCLVDDTFYIVQSRPITTLYPIPEANDPENHVYISVGHQQMMTDPIKPLGLSLFQLTAARPMYKAGGRLFVDITPDLASPVRREFIVDVLGKSEPLIKDALMTIIERGDFIKSLPNDKKELSPGKSNKSPSPADFQTLNEYDPTIVSDLIKSNQVSIDDLKHNIQTKSGADLIDFILEDTQKLKKSLFDPQSFGVIMTAMNASSWINEKMKEWLDEKNVADTLSQSVPNNITSSMGLELLDVADVIRPYPEVIDYLQHVKDDSFLDELVKFNGGKETQDAIYAYLNKYGMRCAGEIDITKTRWSEKPTTLIPLILNNIKNFEPNARNRKFEQGRQSALKKEQELLDRLKQLPDGEQKAEETKRMIGLIRNFIGYREYPKYGIVNRYFVYKKALLKEAEQLVQANVIHEKEDIYYLTFEELREVVCTNKLDYQIISKRKDEYKLYEKLTPPRVITSDGEIIAGRYKRENLPAEAIIGLPVSSGVIEGRARVILNMEDADLEDGDILVTSFTDPSWTPLFVSIKGLVTEVGGLMTHGAVIAREYGISAVVGVENATKLIDDGQRIRLNGTEGYVEILY, from the coding sequence ATGAGTTCATTTGTGCTTTGTTTTCAAGATATTGATAAAACAAAAGTCACGGTTGTTGGGGGTAAAGGCGCAAACCTGGGGGAACTTTCCAAGATTGAAGGAATCTCCGTACCGGATGGCTTTTGTATTTCTACTGAAGCTTTTAAAAGAATTATTGGGGAAACGTCGTCGATTAACGAATTACTCGATCGCTTATCGCTTCTAAAAGTGGAAGACCGGGATAAAATCGGTGAACTTAGCGGTGAGATTCGCTCTTTCATCGAAGGGATAACCATTCCTCAAGATATTAATGAAGAGATCGCCCGCTTCCTCTCCAGGCTTGGAGAAAAAAATGCCTATGCAGTACGATCTAGCGCAACCGCAGAGGATTTACCGACAGCCTCCTTTGCAGGGCAGCAGGATACGTATTTGAACATTATCTCAAAGGAGGCAATCTATCAGTATATCAGCAAGTGCTGGGCATCGCTATTTACCGAGAGGGCAGTAATTTACCGCCTTCAAAATGGCTTCGATCACCGTAAAGTCCACCTGTCTGTCGTTGTTCAGAAGATGGTCTTTCCGCAGGTGGCAGGAATTTTGTTTACTGCCGATCCCGTCACTTGTAATAGGAAGGTGTTATCCATTGATGCTAGCTTCGGACTTGGTGAGGCTATAGTCTCTGGCATTGTGAATGCTGATATCTATAAAGTGTGTAACGGCAAGGTTATCGATAAGAAGATATCCACCAAGAAACTGGCTATTTACGCCTTAAAAGATGGTGGTACGAAAGAACAGGAGATTGAGCAACACAGACAGAATAGGCAAGCGCTGACGGATGAGCAGATTTTACAGCTTGAGCGCATGGGCAGAAAGATCGAAGAACATTTCGGCAGCCCCCAGGACATCGAATGGTGTTTGGTTGATGATACATTTTATATTGTCCAGAGTCGGCCAATCACTACTTTATACCCGATCCCTGAAGCGAACGATCCGGAAAATCACGTCTATATATCTGTCGGTCATCAACAAATGATGACTGACCCCATCAAACCATTGGGATTGTCTTTATTCCAGTTAACAGCTGCTCGACCCATGTATAAAGCTGGTGGAAGGTTGTTTGTTGATATTACACCTGATCTGGCTTCACCTGTTAGAAGAGAATTTATAGTAGATGTTTTGGGAAAATCCGAGCCGCTCATAAAAGACGCACTTATGACCATCATAGAGCGAGGAGATTTTATAAAATCGTTACCAAATGATAAAAAAGAACTGAGTCCCGGTAAAAGCAATAAATCTCCATCGCCTGCGGATTTTCAAACACTAAACGAATACGATCCGACAATCGTTTCTGATTTAATTAAGAGTAATCAAGTATCGATAGACGATTTAAAACATAACATCCAAACGAAATCAGGAGCGGATCTAATTGATTTTATTCTGGAAGACACCCAGAAATTAAAGAAGAGTTTATTTGATCCACAAAGTTTTGGTGTGATTATGACTGCTATGAATGCTTCATCATGGATCAATGAAAAAATGAAGGAGTGGTTAGATGAAAAAAACGTAGCAGACACGCTTTCTCAATCTGTACCCAACAATATTACTTCGTCTATGGGTCTGGAACTATTGGATGTCGCAGATGTGATTCGTCCTTATCCTGAAGTAATTGATTATTTACAACATGTAAAAGATGATAGCTTTTTGGACGAACTGGTTAAGTTTAATGGTGGAAAGGAAACCCAAGACGCTATCTATGCTTATCTCAACAAATACGGAATGCGATGTGCCGGAGAAATCGATATTACTAAAACTCGTTGGAGTGAAAAACCAACTACACTTATCCCCCTGATTCTCAATAACATCAAAAACTTTGAGCCTAATGCCAGGAATCGGAAATTTGAGCAAGGGCGACAGTCAGCTTTGAAAAAAGAACAAGAGTTATTAGATCGATTGAAGCAATTACCGGATGGTGAACAAAAAGCCGAAGAGACAAAACGAATGATCGGTCTAATTCGGAATTTCATCGGTTATCGTGAATATCCAAAATACGGCATAGTTAATCGCTACTTCGTTTATAAGAAAGCTTTACTGAAAGAAGCCGAACAACTTGTACAAGCCAACGTTATTCATGAAAAAGAAGATATATACTATCTCACTTTTGAAGAACTTCGTGAAGTCGTATGCACAAATAAACTTGATTACCAGATTATCAGCAAACGAAAAGACGAGTACAAATTATATGAAAAACTAACTCCCCCACGAGTTATCACGTCTGATGGTGAAATCATTGCAGGTCGGTACAAACGAGAAAATCTCCCTGCCGAAGCTATTATAGGTCTACCTGTTTCTTCCGGAGTTATAGAGGGACGAGCGCGTGTCATCTTAAACATGGAAGATGCCGATCTAGAAGATGGAGATATATTAGTTACCTCCTTTACTGACCCTAGCTGGACACCATTGTTTGTATCCATAAAAGGTCTAGTTACCGAAGTTGGTGGACTGATGACACATGGAGCAGTTATCGCACGTGAATATGGCATAAGCGCAGTTGTCGGAGTGGAAAATGCTACCAAACTGATCGATGACGGACAGAGAATTCGGCTTAATGGAACGGAAGGCTATGTAGAAATCCTATATTAA
- a CDS encoding family 10 glycosylhydrolase, with the protein MSPKKASGCGCSSVPISLIIVILGGGYWWFIHLGNLKNIIKLLPNIQQIATPILTPAPSKPEQEAKLPQTQTVPTPTPTPIPTPTPTTSLQPSLTPQKLPLPQTPWDKKVIRGIYLSRYQITNNADEQTIRERVRYYRAQGINTIIHGVWGNGCTMYNSEVMQQTLGYKSCPNQFQSEWLDWLIDEAHKQGMQVHAYFEKGIKIDKNSPIFDLAISQKWIVPGVDKTYAGIDHYVLDVENPEVANFFKKVLVEFVQKYPTIDAIQWDDYLGYYAELPGKVDRTAHLTNFVQQMIADMKKANPKVSFDICHHNPYWAKRYFAADWLSWNVDRVFIQAYNDANFKQELDYAENYAGVAITDNQLHHLKELINNTKIKSVLVFPLKGKPEETAATIKNFTNNH; encoded by the coding sequence ATGTCACCCAAAAAAGCAAGTGGATGTGGATGTTCGAGTGTTCCAATCTCATTAATTATAGTTATCTTGGGCGGTGGTTACTGGTGGTTTATCCATCTAGGCAATCTAAAAAATATCATCAAACTCTTGCCTAATATCCAACAAATTGCCACTCCTATTCTGACTCCAGCTCCCAGCAAACCTGAACAAGAAGCAAAACTTCCCCAGACGCAAACTGTCCCGACTCCCACACCAACACCTATACCAACACCCACACCAACAACTAGTCTACAACCCTCACTAACACCCCAAAAATTACCATTACCTCAAACTCCTTGGGATAAAAAAGTAATCAGAGGAATTTATCTAAGTCGATATCAAATTACTAATAATGCTGACGAACAAACGATTCGTGAACGAGTTCGTTATTATCGCGCTCAAGGAATTAATACGATTATTCATGGAGTGTGGGGTAATGGTTGCACGATGTACAATAGCGAAGTTATGCAGCAAACGCTCGGATATAAAAGTTGTCCCAATCAGTTTCAATCTGAATGGTTAGATTGGCTGATTGACGAGGCGCACAAGCAGGGAATGCAAGTTCATGCCTATTTTGAGAAGGGTATTAAAATAGATAAAAATAGCCCGATTTTTGACTTGGCAATTTCTCAAAAATGGATTGTGCCTGGGGTCGATAAAACTTATGCTGGAATCGATCACTACGTTTTGGATGTGGAGAATCCAGAAGTTGCTAATTTTTTCAAGAAAGTCTTAGTAGAATTTGTCCAAAAATATCCAACCATCGATGCAATTCAGTGGGATGACTATTTAGGTTATTATGCCGAATTACCCGGTAAAGTTGATCGCACCGCCCATTTGACTAATTTTGTGCAGCAAATGATAGCTGACATGAAAAAAGCTAACCCAAAAGTTAGTTTTGACATTTGTCATCATAACCCTTATTGGGCTAAACGTTATTTTGCGGCTGATTGGCTTTCTTGGAACGTAGATAGAGTATTCATTCAAGCTTATAATGATGCTAATTTCAAACAAGAATTAGATTATGCCGAAAATTATGCTGGAGTTGCGATTACAGATAACCAGTTACATCACTTAAAAGAATTGATTAATAACACTAAAATCAAGAGTGTTTTAGTTTTTCCATTAAAAGGAAAACCAGAAGAAACTGCTGCTACGATCAAGAACTTTACAAATAACCATTAA
- a CDS encoding FAD-dependent monooxygenase has product MAQVVIVGAGPTGTTLALLLVKRGITVTLVEAATDFYRVFRGEGLMPSGLDALAKMGLSEILEQVPHRQFDAWEIILGKKSLFRVEEPMETNTSGCTLVSQPPLLEALIAQSQTYPQFEFLQGVSVKDLLWIDNRIVGVKLSDRREIKASVVVGADGRNSIIRRSAGLHLDREPNDINILWFKLASSPQFESENVFYAVSNGDKSFGLFHGAEEGKLHLSWILFTKEEIDTSEESLGDRKPAQWASLFAQNAPSWMAEHFLKNADTITRPIKLSVVVGRCQKWYAPGLILLGDAAHPMSPIRAQGINVALRDVIVAANHLVPLLLTSSPNAAIDEALARIQAEREPEIIRAQQLQAEEATQAEILRKYAFIRPLMFQVARLFRNKIRQSWIERQHDMRVGVTQVQLNV; this is encoded by the coding sequence ATGGCACAAGTTGTAATTGTAGGGGCAGGTCCAACTGGCACTACACTAGCCCTACTTCTAGTAAAACGCGGTATTACAGTAACATTAGTTGAAGCAGCAACAGATTTTTATCGGGTCTTTCGCGGTGAAGGTTTGATGCCTAGTGGGTTAGACGCTCTTGCGAAAATGGGTTTATCAGAAATATTGGAGCAAGTTCCACACCGTCAGTTCGACGCTTGGGAAATAATTCTTGGCAAAAAATCTCTTTTCCGGGTTGAAGAACCAATGGAAACTAATACATCTGGTTGTACGCTAGTTTCCCAACCACCTTTACTTGAAGCGTTAATTGCACAATCTCAAACTTACCCTCAATTCGAGTTTCTACAGGGAGTTTCTGTCAAAGATTTACTGTGGATTGATAATCGTATTGTGGGTGTAAAACTAAGTGATCGACGAGAAATTAAGGCATCAGTTGTAGTTGGGGCAGACGGTCGCAATTCGATTATACGTAGAAGTGCGGGTTTACACCTTGACCGAGAGCCGAATGACATAAATATTCTTTGGTTCAAACTTGCAAGCAGTCCCCAATTTGAGTCAGAGAATGTATTTTATGCAGTTTCCAATGGAGACAAAAGCTTTGGTCTTTTTCACGGAGCAGAAGAAGGTAAACTCCATCTTTCATGGATATTATTTACAAAGGAGGAAATTGATACTTCAGAGGAGTCACTGGGCGATCGCAAACCCGCACAATGGGCATCCCTATTTGCACAAAACGCTCCATCTTGGATGGCAGAGCATTTTCTCAAAAATGCAGACACTATCACTCGACCAATTAAGCTATCGGTTGTAGTCGGTCGTTGTCAAAAGTGGTATGCACCAGGGTTAATACTTTTGGGAGATGCAGCTCACCCAATGTCACCTATTCGCGCCCAAGGAATAAATGTAGCGCTGCGCGACGTAATTGTCGCCGCAAATCATCTTGTACCACTTTTGCTCACTTCTTCTCCAAATGCAGCAATTGACGAAGCACTAGCACGCATTCAAGCTGAACGCGAACCAGAAATTATCCGCGCACAGCAACTTCAAGCTGAAGAAGCTACCCAAGCTGAAATCCTACGAAAGTATGCATTTATACGTCCATTAATGTTTCAAGTTGCACGTTTATTCCGCAACAAAATTCGCCAATCTTGGATTGAGCGTCAGCACGATATGCGCGTTGGTGTAACGCAGGTACAGTTGAATGTTTAA